From the genome of Pukyongia salina, one region includes:
- a CDS encoding GPW/gp25 family protein: MDKSNFINESFLGRGWSFPPTFDPNIEYGVEMVDNTDDIKQSLIILFNTNPGERIMLPEYGSALNKYLFDSISNSRRHLIREMIRTAILKFEPRITVNSIDIESSADDQRAGIIKIKVNYSLQSSNTRFNLVFPYYKVEGTNLPQLYTQGVVQSLEKETIL, from the coding sequence ATGGATAAATCGAATTTTATAAACGAATCATTTTTAGGAAGAGGCTGGAGTTTTCCTCCAACTTTCGATCCTAATATCGAGTATGGGGTTGAGATGGTAGACAATACAGACGACATCAAACAATCGCTCATCATACTTTTTAACACAAACCCAGGAGAACGAATCATGCTACCTGAATATGGTAGTGCATTAAACAAATATTTGTTCGATTCTATCTCTAACAGCCGAAGGCATTTGATAAGAGAAATGATTCGAACTGCCATCTTGAAATTCGAACCTCGGATCACCGTGAACTCCATAGATATTGAGAGTAGTGCCGATGATCAAAGAGCCGGAATAATAAAAATAAAGGTGAACTATAGCCTTCAATCTTCGAATACCCGCTTTAACCTGGTTTTCCCATATTATAAAGTGGAAGGTACCAATTTACCTCAGTTGTATACGCAGGGTGTAGTTCAAAGTTTAGAAAAAGAGACGATATTATGA
- the vgrG gene encoding type VI secretion system tip protein VgrG — translation MSVSPLIEETNLISFDIISGGKEIPATYEVVSIRTERFINRISHAEIVLIDGDASKQTFAVTDSDVFKPGAEIEIKLGYHSKNDSVFKGVVVKQMIRLDGQSSRLHVICKDKALQLTINRNNNIFTDSTDSAAIESIVGKTSLSSSVASTSIEHKEIVQYYTTDWDFIINRSEINGLVVVTDSGKLTVAKPDVSGSPALQVQYGFDIIDFDGEIDATHQYSEVQGNAWDMSSQAVISASSSEPSVNQQGDISGSTLAKVLSAGTLNLSSNVAIEQGDIKGWANAALLRSRLSRFRGTLTFQGSALAKVNSTIKLDGLSNRFNGNAFISGVVHTIEDGMWHTEVKLGLSPEWFVEENEVMAPAAAGLIPGIRGLHTGIVKKTYEDPDNEFRVQVEIPILGAEGKMVWARLATFYTGNTFGAYFMPEVDDEVILGFMNDDPRFPVILGSVFSSSIPAPETPDEQNTIKTLITKSKLQLKFDDENKIITLITPGGNSIVISDQDEGITITDQNSNKIEMNSSGINIESQSDLTIKATNSVSIKGTTVSVDGTESISNTGGSVSITGNESTSISGNAECSVSSSGEMSIKGAMVMVN, via the coding sequence ATGTCTGTATCACCATTAATAGAAGAAACCAATCTAATTTCATTCGATATCATTTCGGGCGGGAAGGAGATCCCCGCAACTTATGAAGTAGTAAGTATTCGCACCGAACGATTTATAAACAGGATCTCACATGCCGAGATCGTACTTATTGATGGGGATGCATCCAAACAAACTTTTGCGGTAACAGATTCGGATGTGTTTAAGCCAGGTGCCGAAATTGAGATTAAATTAGGGTATCACAGCAAAAACGATTCAGTATTTAAAGGAGTTGTAGTTAAACAAATGATAAGGCTTGATGGCCAGAGTTCGAGGCTACATGTAATTTGTAAGGATAAAGCGCTGCAACTAACAATTAACAGAAACAATAATATTTTTACCGATAGCACCGATAGTGCGGCTATTGAAAGTATTGTGGGAAAAACCAGCTTGAGTTCGTCCGTGGCCTCTACATCGATAGAACACAAGGAGATCGTTCAATATTATACTACAGACTGGGACTTCATTATAAACAGATCTGAAATTAACGGCTTGGTTGTGGTCACAGATAGCGGCAAACTCACCGTGGCAAAACCCGACGTTTCCGGGTCGCCTGCATTACAGGTACAATATGGTTTCGACATTATCGATTTCGATGGTGAGATAGACGCAACGCATCAATACTCTGAAGTGCAGGGCAACGCATGGGATATGAGTTCGCAGGCTGTGATAAGCGCGTCGTCATCGGAGCCTTCGGTAAACCAACAGGGAGATATTAGTGGGTCGACTCTGGCAAAAGTTTTAAGTGCCGGGACACTGAATTTAAGTTCCAATGTAGCCATCGAACAAGGGGATATAAAAGGATGGGCAAATGCAGCTTTATTAAGATCGAGATTGTCGAGGTTTCGTGGAACCCTGACCTTTCAGGGATCTGCTCTGGCAAAGGTAAATTCGACGATCAAGTTGGATGGCCTTAGCAATAGATTTAATGGAAACGCTTTCATTTCTGGTGTGGTACATACTATTGAAGATGGAATGTGGCATACCGAAGTGAAGCTGGGATTATCCCCCGAATGGTTTGTTGAAGAAAATGAAGTTATGGCTCCAGCCGCCGCCGGCTTGATACCAGGAATTCGCGGATTGCATACAGGTATTGTGAAGAAAACCTATGAGGACCCGGATAACGAATTCAGGGTGCAGGTAGAGATCCCAATTCTGGGTGCGGAAGGAAAAATGGTGTGGGCAAGGCTGGCCACTTTTTACACGGGTAATACCTTCGGAGCTTATTTCATGCCGGAAGTGGATGATGAGGTAATACTTGGGTTTATGAACGATGACCCACGATTCCCTGTTATTCTGGGAAGTGTTTTTAGTAGTTCTATTCCCGCCCCTGAAACCCCCGACGAGCAAAACACGATCAAAACACTTATAACTAAGAGTAAACTTCAGTTAAAATTTGACGATGAGAACAAGATAATCACCCTCATAACACCCGGAGGTAATTCTATCGTTATTAGCGACCAGGACGAAGGGATCACCATAACCGATCAAAATAGTAATAAGATAGAAATGAACTCGAGTGGGATCAATATTGAGAGTCAGTCTGATCTCACGATAAAAGCAACTAACTCGGTAAGTATCAAAGGAACTACGGTTTCTGTAGATGGCACCGAATCTATAAGTAACACCGGAGGGTCTGTCTCGATCACCGGTAATGAAAGTACAAGTATTTCAGGAAATGCCGAGTGCTCGGTTTCCAGTAGCGGAGAGATGAGTATAAAAGGTGCAATGGTAATGGTTAACTAA
- a CDS encoding baseplate J/gp47 family protein produces the protein MNRRTGSDRAKRWNADLLESNFRIDEQSFTDILGYLSSFLKYINYFDLNNRKAGTWEQLITHDPILFKAAIINEPTTMFDIHKEQVLINDENSEKTAEIASQLLSWSDKIQGWADTLHTMGEEKLSYKFDNALRNILEPQAKGLKAYVNTLEKEKIQEGAYEVRSLPKEIYSKPIRNRSDLEKVLHIFYKVITHLQLSTKEHLEKSFLDRNDHQPHHAIYITFGKLFKLVQEKLNTLSDRHLKFYYENILQQSRRRARPTMATVCFELLPTVSSAHLVKGTRLSAGKLFGSKEDVEFEIQSPLTAHRVEIMELETLFFNSSPYIRVGTNENLVSEVSKNKLISAGKDINPLRDDWYVFGANKASIQNTQIDPNKVGIIGFVIGSPVLYLSEGDREVSLRVHMDEKNSKDIFWKYLKEISKARSVSLLTAFGIVFDDNLRISFSNKKGWIQIDTYSVLLNEAENYFTIQINIDNSLAEIEKLGASEIIPQWPSFKIELNEYAPVYLYSFLNGVAIHAIDIDVQVNRMKHLSAYNNLGKVSLDKAFDLFGPMAPGGSYLMLGKPELFKKDISQIKIEIEWDHIPQDFGGFESYYYGYSVPVDNDTFRVEFSALSGNSWIPSKDVKNQEQHLFETYPCLTPEGYDSVQLSKNSELIFDRFDDLDIQKDFNLKEPMEYNHITPNGFIKFTLANPSSGFGSEIYLKDREEIAIFNSKNKKDLPFPNKPYIPKVREISLSYKASDKLYCNVEDSKKNTGELLHIRPFWTSEAISGKHVWHNTLFPQYDHQAYLVMGLKGVKDEINLRIFFHFLRSGSTCDISGAEPIWEYAHNNSWLEFDKDKILHDGTMGLTKTGILELILPKTENTNDGDLFWLRAKTKTDAEHYPRIKGIYFNPVQAVCMSEEEVVLGKNFEPGSIKSLVGKHPNIKKVLQPGTSYGGQQEEMHEEFYGRVSERLRHKDRAVSPWDFERLLLDKFDTVQIAKCTNLNQLFTPVPGKLHIIVLNKLWTHDERYYFKNSTLNYMKEYLKRRSSALVEIEVMNPIVEYLLVKCEVEFKGRENLGYLTQQLNNAICEFLSPLNTNESEMGGIGGSVVPSTVSSYVSDLPYVLKVNRLCIEHIIRKRANSFVLDVYEEGNAIHTTTPWSILSPMKEHRIEYTNEHEVNKVVIGNMEIGTDFILQESARSISQETEAGINVELEPNAAFVFQNK, from the coding sequence ATGAACAGGCGAACAGGAAGTGATAGGGCCAAACGATGGAATGCCGATCTGCTGGAAAGTAATTTTCGGATAGATGAGCAATCCTTTACAGACATACTGGGGTATCTGTCCTCCTTTCTGAAATATATTAACTATTTCGACCTAAATAACAGGAAAGCAGGAACCTGGGAGCAATTGATCACGCACGATCCTATTCTCTTCAAAGCGGCTATTATTAACGAGCCCACCACAATGTTCGATATTCATAAAGAACAGGTCCTCATAAATGATGAAAATTCTGAAAAAACTGCCGAAATAGCAAGCCAGTTATTATCCTGGAGTGATAAGATCCAGGGCTGGGCAGACACGTTACATACGATGGGAGAAGAAAAGCTTTCTTACAAATTTGATAATGCGTTGAGAAATATTCTCGAACCTCAAGCAAAAGGATTAAAGGCCTATGTAAATACACTTGAAAAAGAAAAAATACAAGAAGGTGCATACGAAGTGAGATCACTCCCGAAGGAAATTTATTCCAAGCCTATACGAAACAGATCCGACCTGGAAAAAGTACTTCATATTTTTTACAAGGTTATCACACATCTCCAATTGTCCACCAAAGAACATTTGGAAAAGTCGTTTTTAGACAGAAACGATCATCAACCTCATCATGCCATCTACATCACCTTTGGCAAATTATTTAAACTGGTTCAGGAAAAACTCAACACTCTTTCAGACAGGCATTTAAAATTTTATTACGAAAATATTCTACAACAATCCCGTCGTAGGGCCAGGCCTACCATGGCCACTGTGTGCTTTGAACTTCTCCCTACAGTGTCATCTGCTCATTTAGTAAAAGGAACAAGACTGTCTGCCGGAAAACTTTTTGGCAGTAAGGAGGATGTCGAATTTGAAATCCAAAGCCCCTTAACTGCACATAGGGTTGAGATAATGGAACTAGAAACCTTATTCTTCAATTCCAGCCCGTACATACGAGTTGGAACCAACGAAAACCTGGTTTCGGAAGTATCCAAGAATAAACTCATATCTGCCGGAAAGGACATTAATCCATTGAGAGACGACTGGTATGTTTTTGGAGCCAATAAAGCAAGTATTCAAAATACGCAGATAGATCCAAATAAAGTTGGGATAATTGGATTTGTAATTGGATCTCCGGTACTCTATCTAAGTGAAGGTGATAGAGAAGTTAGTCTTCGTGTTCATATGGATGAGAAAAACTCTAAGGATATCTTCTGGAAATACCTGAAAGAAATTAGCAAGGCACGATCGGTTTCATTACTAACTGCCTTCGGAATTGTTTTCGACGACAATCTCCGTATCTCTTTTAGTAATAAAAAAGGTTGGATCCAGATAGACACCTATTCGGTTTTATTAAATGAAGCCGAAAATTACTTTACTATACAGATCAATATCGATAATTCACTGGCCGAAATTGAAAAGCTGGGCGCTTCAGAAATAATCCCTCAATGGCCATCATTTAAAATAGAATTGAACGAATACGCTCCCGTTTATCTGTATTCATTTTTAAATGGGGTGGCTATACATGCTATCGACATTGATGTACAGGTAAACCGAATGAAACATCTCTCCGCCTATAACAATCTTGGCAAGGTATCATTAGATAAGGCCTTCGATCTCTTCGGTCCTATGGCTCCAGGGGGATCCTATCTCATGTTAGGGAAACCTGAATTGTTCAAAAAAGATATTAGCCAGATAAAGATCGAGATCGAATGGGATCATATCCCGCAGGATTTCGGCGGATTTGAATCGTATTATTACGGATATTCAGTTCCTGTAGATAATGATACGTTCCGGGTGGAGTTTTCTGCTCTTTCGGGGAACAGCTGGATCCCGTCTAAAGATGTAAAGAACCAAGAGCAACATCTGTTTGAAACATACCCTTGTCTAACCCCGGAAGGGTACGACAGTGTGCAGTTATCCAAGAATAGCGAACTTATATTTGATCGTTTCGATGACCTGGATATTCAGAAGGATTTTAACCTGAAAGAGCCTATGGAGTACAACCATATCACTCCTAATGGTTTTATAAAGTTCACCCTTGCAAATCCGTCGTCCGGCTTTGGTTCGGAAATTTATTTAAAAGACAGGGAGGAGATCGCCATTTTTAATTCTAAGAATAAAAAAGACCTCCCCTTCCCCAATAAACCATACATTCCCAAAGTGAGGGAAATTTCTTTAAGTTATAAGGCCTCAGACAAACTCTATTGTAATGTAGAGGACTCGAAGAAAAACACAGGTGAGTTATTGCACATAAGACCTTTTTGGACGAGTGAAGCCATATCTGGTAAGCATGTATGGCACAATACCCTGTTCCCTCAATACGATCATCAGGCCTACCTTGTCATGGGATTAAAAGGTGTAAAGGATGAGATAAACCTAAGGATTTTCTTTCATTTTCTTCGATCTGGTTCTACCTGTGACATCAGCGGTGCCGAGCCAATTTGGGAATATGCTCATAATAATTCATGGCTGGAGTTTGATAAGGATAAAATACTTCACGATGGGACAATGGGATTAACAAAAACCGGCATTTTGGAATTGATTCTCCCGAAGACCGAAAATACAAATGATGGTGATCTATTCTGGCTTCGGGCCAAAACTAAAACAGATGCCGAACATTATCCCAGGATAAAAGGAATCTATTTTAATCCGGTTCAGGCGGTTTGTATGAGTGAGGAAGAAGTTGTTTTGGGCAAGAATTTCGAGCCCGGCAGTATTAAGTCACTTGTAGGTAAACATCCCAATATTAAAAAGGTGCTTCAACCCGGTACTTCCTATGGTGGGCAACAGGAAGAAATGCACGAAGAATTTTACGGCAGAGTAAGTGAACGTCTCAGACATAAGGACAGAGCCGTTTCGCCGTGGGATTTTGAACGGTTATTGTTGGATAAATTCGATACAGTGCAGATTGCCAAATGCACCAATCTCAATCAATTATTTACCCCTGTTCCCGGGAAACTCCATATTATCGTCTTGAATAAATTATGGACGCATGACGAGCGCTACTATTTCAAAAACAGCACGCTTAACTACATGAAAGAATACTTAAAGAGAAGAAGTAGTGCTCTGGTAGAGATCGAGGTGATGAATCCCATTGTAGAATACCTTCTGGTTAAATGCGAAGTGGAATTTAAAGGAAGAGAGAATCTGGGATATCTCACCCAACAGTTGAATAATGCTATTTGCGAGTTTTTATCCCCCCTCAACACGAATGAATCTGAAATGGGAGGAATTGGAGGTAGTGTTGTACCAAGTACAGTTTCGAGTTATGTAAGTGATCTTCCTTATGTATTGAAGGTAAATCGATTGTGCATTGAACATATAATTAGGAAAAGGGCTAATTCTTTCGTACTTGATGTATACGAAGAAGGAAATGCCATTCACACCACCACTCCATGGTCCATACTTTCCCCAATGAAAGAACATCGCATCGAATACACCAATGAGCATGAGGTTAATAAAGTTGTTATAGGTAATATGGAAATTGGTACAGATTTCATTTTACAAGAATCCGCAAGAAGTATAAGCCAGGAAACCGAGGCGGGGATCAACGTAGAGTTGGAGCCAAACGCTGCATTTGTATTTCAAAACAAATAA